The following are from one region of the Nostoc cf. commune SO-36 genome:
- a CDS encoding DNA phosphorothioation-associated protein 4 translates to MAETGRIRVAKDKAELVKGLTSSDGGTGPFNTFADVIVFAAALGAKHKKRVALGEISKREPSPIPQEQFIVRGYNTVINLITIAEIKDIKVLSLQEGNNNEKRNYIFEEYANGGLEILQSEIRGAVDYSERILLMLSSERFQDNSEEEDFDLSKFLL, encoded by the coding sequence ATGGCTGAAACTGGCAGAATCAGGGTTGCTAAAGATAAAGCTGAGTTGGTGAAAGGTCTAACATCTTCAGATGGTGGAACAGGGCCTTTTAATACTTTTGCTGATGTGATTGTATTTGCAGCAGCTTTGGGTGCAAAGCATAAAAAACGGGTGGCTTTGGGAGAGATTTCTAAAAGGGAACCGTCACCAATACCCCAAGAGCAGTTTATAGTCAGGGGATATAATACGGTAATAAATTTAATAACAATTGCTGAAATTAAAGATATAAAAGTTTTATCTCTTCAAGAAGGAAACAATAACGAAAAACGTAATTATATCTTTGAAGAATATGCAAATGGTGGACTTGAAATCTTACAATCAGAAATTCGTGGTGCAGTAGATTATTCTGAAAGGATTTTATTGATGCTCAGTTCTGAGAGGTTTCAAGATAACTCGGAAGAAGAGGATTTTGATTTAAGCAAATTTCTTTTGTAA
- a CDS encoding Uma2 family endonuclease yields MVASPDRNYMSPQEYLKWEECQEIKYEYIDGEVFAMTGGTLPHTTIALNLASALKSHLRGSGCLPFMADAKVGVSEKGPFHYPDVVVSCDERDKQAIQFLQYPCLIVEVLSPSTEAYDRGKKFTRYRRIQTLQEYVLIDAEKIGLDCFRLNDRGLWELHPYEEGDEVHLTSVDFHFPISLVYEDVQFVGKTNRQDAEDTEKRGLNGDDF; encoded by the coding sequence ATGGTTGCGAGTCCAGACAGAAACTATATGTCTCCCCAGGAATATTTGAAATGGGAAGAATGCCAAGAAATTAAATATGAATATATTGATGGTGAAGTTTTCGCCATGACTGGGGGTACTCTTCCCCATACAACTATTGCTTTAAACTTAGCTTCAGCGTTAAAAAGTCATCTCAGAGGAAGTGGGTGTCTTCCTTTCATGGCGGATGCCAAAGTAGGAGTATCGGAGAAGGGGCCTTTTCATTATCCCGATGTTGTGGTGAGTTGCGATGAACGGGATAAACAAGCTATTCAATTTCTCCAATATCCTTGTTTAATTGTTGAAGTTTTGTCCCCAAGCACGGAAGCTTACGACCGAGGCAAAAAATTTACGCGGTATCGTCGTATTCAGACTTTGCAAGAATACGTCCTCATCGATGCTGAAAAAATTGGTTTAGATTGCTTCCGATTAAATGATAGAGGACTTTGGGAGTTACATCCTTATGAGGAAGGGGATGAGGTTCATTTAACTAGTGTTGATTTCCATTTTCCTATTTCTTTGGTTTATGAGGATGTTCAGTTTGTAGGAAAAACGAACCGCCAAGACGCAGAGGACACGGAGAAAAGAGGGTTAAATGGAGATGATTTTTAA
- a CDS encoding AIPR family protein produces MSTKITAPFFATAACKAYKEDKESSRVIWNLTVPICEVPQGLPLDPNARLANENRRTVKSMLTTLAQKPEEFIFYNNGILIVADSIQVKGHGTGGGFDVELLLVSPEEGQEDNFIGNGIVNGGHTYTAITKARSYYDKLKSKGSKPKLNQQTGKVDYSELESASVQIFVLVNISQEEISNISRYRNTSESVEEFRELHRIIDPMIRER; encoded by the coding sequence ATGTCTACAAAGATAACAGCTCCCTTCTTTGCTACTGCTGCTTGTAAAGCATACAAAGAGGACAAAGAATCCAGTCGAGTAATTTGGAATCTCACTGTCCCTATATGCGAAGTGCCTCAAGGTTTACCTTTAGATCCTAATGCCAGACTAGCCAACGAAAATCGGCGGACTGTAAAGAGTATGTTGACAACTCTGGCACAAAAGCCAGAAGAGTTTATTTTCTACAACAATGGAATTTTAATTGTTGCAGACTCTATACAAGTTAAAGGTCATGGCACTGGTGGAGGGTTTGACGTTGAGCTTTTACTTGTCAGTCCTGAAGAGGGGCAGGAAGACAATTTCATAGGTAATGGTATCGTAAATGGTGGGCATACTTACACTGCTATCACAAAAGCCCGCAGCTATTACGATAAATTAAAATCAAAAGGATCTAAACCAAAACTTAACCAACAAACTGGTAAGGTTGACTATTCAGAGTTGGAAAGTGCTAGTGTCCAAATTTTTGTGTTGGTCAACATCAGCCAAGAAGAAATATCAAATATCAGCAGGTATCGTAATACTAGTGAGAGTGTTGAGGAGTTTAGAGAACTCCACAGAATAATTGATCCTATGATAAGAGAAAGATAA
- a CDS encoding AIPR family protein, with protein MWSSLSLKNLAGDWDIIEEYLPAGCKPYVAFREGENKQFDVTDLVRRLACINNKLYPWRGSDGSPKNPSATCSAYGTLIKNWKKEDFREIVPLLKDILYIEECLRDEYDRQKGLSKLNGVEKKPYQFITGKQFNHTLPITFVFPILAAFRVFIKDGQWEYPVEKLWDEMGNTLLNNLLTAYRNEGRGNPAAFGRSASTWSNLLLVPMLKLTE; from the coding sequence TTGTGGAGTTCTCTTAGTCTTAAAAACTTAGCTGGAGATTGGGACATCATCGAAGAATACCTTCCTGCTGGATGTAAACCTTATGTTGCTTTCAGAGAAGGTGAAAATAAGCAATTCGATGTGACTGATTTGGTTCGTCGCCTTGCTTGCATTAATAATAAGTTGTACCCCTGGCGAGGTTCAGACGGTTCACCTAAAAATCCTAGTGCAACTTGCTCTGCATACGGAACTCTCATTAAGAATTGGAAAAAGGAAGACTTTAGGGAGATTGTGCCTTTACTTAAAGATATACTCTATATTGAGGAGTGTCTTCGTGATGAGTATGATCGGCAAAAAGGGCTGAGTAAGTTAAACGGCGTTGAAAAAAAGCCTTATCAGTTTATCACAGGTAAGCAATTTAATCACACCCTTCCTATTACTTTTGTATTTCCTATTCTTGCGGCCTTCCGTGTATTTATCAAAGATGGACAGTGGGAGTATCCTGTCGAAAAGTTATGGGATGAGATGGGAAACACCCTTCTGAATAACTTGCTAACCGCCTACAGAAATGAGGGCAGGGGAAATCCAGCCGCCTTTGGGCGTTCAGCTTCAACATGGTCTAACCTTCTTTTAGTTCCAATGTTGAAGTTAACTGAATAG
- a CDS encoding Uma2 family endonuclease, producing the protein MSIKTEAIIEDLYELPDNCKAEIVNGKLVLMSPTGFLPGRAGGEIYASLRDYERLTKSGYALPDNVGFIVNLPHRRSLSPDAAFYTGKPTDGKFLNGAPIFAAEVRSENDYGETAEKDMASKLRDYFAAGSLGCGCTQGGSYQSISCW; encoded by the coding sequence ATGAGTATTAAAACTGAAGCAATTATTGAAGATTTGTACGAATTACCTGACAATTGTAAGGCAGAGATTGTCAATGGAAAATTGGTGCTGATGTCTCCAACTGGATTTTTACCAGGACGTGCAGGTGGTGAAATTTATGCAAGTTTACGGGATTATGAACGTCTGACAAAAAGCGGCTATGCTTTACCTGATAATGTCGGTTTTATTGTCAATCTCCCTCATCGTCGTTCTTTAAGTCCTGATGCCGCATTTTATACTGGCAAACCTACAGATGGGAAGTTCCTTAATGGTGCGCCTATATTTGCTGCTGAGGTGAGAAGTGAAAATGATTATGGTGAGACAGCAGAGAAAGATATGGCTAGCAAACTCCGTGATTATTTTGCGGCAGGTAGTTTGGGATGTGGATGTACTCAAGGAGGAAGTTATCAGAGTATATCGTGCTGGTAA
- a CDS encoding DGQHR domain-containing protein, translated as MKDSASDPTADIAREYLERENKEKQVLALLLEKFLGRKDQILVQKTEMGGTEAYVSSVTLEWFAGRVHFASGLPLFQKKYNPETDNVEIDADSIDEIQQRPLDWSRQAPLVQYLAARDNHKFPPVLVVINQPWVDNPKATEWDSEGRATKSTTDFIPLGKDGKVGLLNISEDDVTIYALDGQHRLMGVQGLMELIKTRKLQRYKKDKGADDSFITVNDLIEKYQVDLAYLQNLPKEKIGIEFICAVAAGETRTQARRRVRSIFVHVNLMAAPLTKGQLTQLNEDDGFAIVARKIAVTHPLLEQRQERNPRVNWNSATVASNSTVLTTLQALQDMSERYLAQKFPHWKPLEKGLIPMRPEDEELEQGIEEFSKLFDNLASLSSYKILEHEDTPALRRFSFEKDGGEGNMLFRPVAQVALAQALGILVFKKGFSLADIFKKLRKFDQQGGFSGMEYPQSLWYGVLYDPNKKRVQVAGRDLAAKLLVYILGGIQEQMERAELRKALADARTVEDKTISFDGKLVEPKAVGLPAVL; from the coding sequence ATGAAAGATAGTGCATCTGACCCAACTGCTGACATCGCTAGAGAATACCTGGAACGAGAAAACAAGGAAAAACAGGTACTAGCTTTACTCCTAGAGAAGTTTTTAGGGAGAAAAGATCAGATTCTCGTTCAAAAAACCGAGATGGGTGGTACTGAGGCTTATGTTAGCTCTGTTACATTGGAATGGTTTGCAGGTCGGGTTCACTTCGCCTCTGGTTTACCTCTGTTTCAGAAAAAGTACAATCCTGAAACTGATAATGTCGAGATTGACGCGGATAGTATTGATGAAATTCAGCAACGTCCCCTTGATTGGTCACGTCAAGCACCGCTAGTCCAGTATTTAGCGGCTAGAGACAATCATAAGTTTCCGCCGGTGTTGGTGGTGATTAATCAACCGTGGGTGGATAATCCTAAAGCTACTGAGTGGGATAGCGAAGGACGCGCCACAAAGTCTACGACTGATTTTATACCCCTAGGTAAAGATGGTAAGGTAGGTCTGCTAAATATTTCTGAGGATGATGTAACTATTTATGCACTAGATGGTCAACATCGATTAATGGGCGTTCAAGGATTGATGGAGTTAATTAAAACTCGTAAACTCCAGCGCTATAAAAAAGATAAAGGTGCTGATGACAGTTTTATTACAGTCAATGATTTGATAGAAAAGTACCAAGTAGACCTTGCTTATTTGCAAAATTTACCCAAGGAAAAAATTGGTATTGAGTTCATCTGTGCGGTAGCGGCTGGGGAAACTCGCACCCAGGCGAGGCGGAGGGTAAGATCGATTTTTGTTCATGTCAACCTGATGGCTGCACCGTTGACTAAAGGGCAACTAACACAGTTGAATGAGGATGATGGTTTTGCGATCGTTGCTAGAAAAATTGCAGTTACACATCCACTATTAGAACAACGACAAGAACGCAATCCCCGCGTTAATTGGAATAGTGCAACAGTGGCTTCCAATTCTACAGTTTTAACCACTTTACAAGCTCTACAAGATATGTCTGAGCGATATTTGGCTCAAAAGTTCCCCCACTGGAAACCCTTGGAGAAAGGTCTAATTCCCATGCGTCCAGAGGATGAAGAACTTGAGCAGGGGATTGAGGAATTTAGCAAGCTATTTGATAATTTGGCTAGTCTTTCCAGTTATAAAATTTTAGAACACGAGGATACACCAGCTTTGCGGCGCTTCAGCTTTGAGAAGGATGGAGGTGAAGGAAATATGCTTTTCCGTCCGGTTGCTCAAGTTGCATTAGCGCAAGCTTTGGGAATTTTGGTATTTAAAAAAGGTTTTTCCCTAGCAGATATTTTTAAGAAGCTGCGGAAGTTTGATCAACAAGGCGGCTTTAGTGGTATGGAATATCCTCAATCTCTCTGGTATGGGGTTTTGTATGACCCAAATAAAAAGCGGGTGCAGGTTGCTGGACGAGATTTAGCGGCGAAGTTATTGGTTTACATCTTGGGTGGAATTCAGGAACAGATGGAACGTGCTGAACTTCGTAAAGCATTGGCGGATGCTAGGACTGTAGAAGATAAAACTATAAGTTTTGATGGCAAGCTTGTTGAACCGAAAGCCGTAGGACTTCCAGCTGTTCTGTAA
- a CDS encoding ISAzo13 family transposase has protein sequence MQLTAHLKSLYIKTAKKLKGSDRRQFMAEVVKGLGIGGQTVAERELGWNRRTIRKGMQELESGQPFIDGFRRSGRKRAEAKLSNLLRDIKSLVDPQSQTDPSFKSIRLYTRMTASEVRRQLIEQFGYTEEELPSSETIRRKLNDLGYTLKRVLKTKPIKKIPETEAIFEQVEQINSEADNDPHTLRISIDAKVAVKIGEFDRGGKNRMPTISVDHDFPTEITLIPYGIFIPEYNELFLFFVSSKLTADCIVDLLESWWQTVKHRFAHIQKLVINQDNGPENNSRRTQFMKRIVDFGTSSQLTLQLAYYPPYHSKYNPIERCFGWLEQHWNGSLLDTVETVLNFAQTLTFKGKNPVVTLVETVYSTGVKLTTSAMAEIETQIHRLPNLRKWFVEIFAKPT, from the coding sequence ATTCAACTCACCGCGCACCTAAAATCTCTGTACATCAAAACAGCGAAAAAACTCAAGGGAAGTGACCGAAGACAATTCATGGCAGAAGTAGTCAAAGGTTTGGGAATAGGTGGACAAACTGTGGCGGAAAGGGAGTTGGGATGGAATAGGCGCACTATCCGTAAAGGGATGCAGGAGTTAGAGAGTGGTCAGCCTTTTATTGATGGTTTCAGGCGTAGTGGACGCAAGCGGGCTGAAGCAAAATTATCAAACTTGTTGAGGGATATAAAATCGTTAGTAGACCCACAAAGTCAAACTGACCCCAGTTTTAAAAGTATACGTTTGTATACACGCATGACGGCAAGCGAAGTCCGTCGTCAACTAATTGAACAATTTGGTTACACAGAGGAAGAACTACCTTCATCAGAAACAATTCGACGAAAATTGAATGATTTAGGCTATACCTTAAAAAGAGTTCTGAAAACCAAGCCTATCAAGAAAATTCCCGAAACAGAAGCGATTTTTGAACAAGTTGAACAAATTAATAGTGAAGCTGACAATGACCCTCATACTCTGCGAATTTCCATTGATGCTAAGGTAGCAGTTAAGATTGGAGAATTTGACCGTGGGGGTAAAAATCGAATGCCAACCATCTCAGTAGACCACGACTTCCCGACGGAGATAACTCTGATTCCCTACGGCATTTTTATACCTGAATACAACGAGTTATTTTTATTCTTTGTTTCTTCCAAATTAACCGCTGATTGTATTGTTGATTTGCTTGAAAGCTGGTGGCAAACTGTCAAACACAGATTTGCTCATATTCAAAAACTGGTGATTAATCAGGATAATGGACCTGAAAATAATTCTCGCCGCACTCAATTTATGAAGCGGATTGTAGATTTTGGTACATCATCTCAACTGACGTTACAACTTGCTTATTATCCGCCTTATCATAGCAAATATAACCCGATAGAACGTTGTTTTGGCTGGTTAGAACAGCATTGGAATGGTAGTTTACTTGACACTGTTGAGACTGTACTGAATTTCGCCCAAACTCTCACATTTAAGGGTAAAAATCCGGTGGTCACATTGGTAGAAACAGTTTATTCTACAGGAGTTAAACTTACTACCTCCGCTATGGCAGAAATTGAAACACAGATTCACCGCCTCCCCAATCTCAGAAAATGGTTTGTAGAAATTTTTGCTAAACCCACATAG